In Clostridium sp. DL-VIII, the following proteins share a genomic window:
- the ispE gene encoding 4-(cytidine 5'-diphospho)-2-C-methyl-D-erythritol kinase, whose amino-acid sequence MEIKAYAKINIALDIVGKRDDGYHLLRMIMQTIDLYDIIEIEKNSSGINIKCNKHYVPTDERNLAYRAAKLFKETYSINDGVDINLTKNIPVSAGLAGGSTDAAGVLKLMNKIFNINASADELRMLGLKLGADVPYCIEGGTALCEGIGEKITTLKKFKDKILVLIKPPFGVSTKEVYKAFDMSKVIFHPKIDNLIEKMKSDDIYFVAENMKNLLENVTLRKHKVIMNIKDEVKLNGAIGTLMSGSGPTVFAFFDDMLKAQMCYDNMKNKYKDVFITRTI is encoded by the coding sequence ATGGAGATTAAGGCTTATGCGAAAATCAATATTGCCTTAGATATTGTAGGGAAAAGAGATGATGGATATCATCTTCTAAGGATGATAATGCAGACAATAGATTTGTACGATATAATTGAAATTGAGAAAAATTCTTCAGGAATAAACATAAAATGCAATAAGCATTATGTCCCAACAGATGAAAGGAATTTAGCATATAGAGCAGCAAAACTGTTTAAAGAAACCTATTCCATTAATGATGGGGTTGATATAAATTTAACTAAAAATATACCAGTTTCAGCTGGGCTAGCGGGAGGAAGTACTGATGCAGCAGGTGTTCTAAAGCTGATGAATAAAATATTCAACATAAATGCAAGTGCTGATGAATTAAGGATGTTAGGATTAAAGCTTGGAGCTGATGTTCCATACTGTATAGAAGGTGGAACAGCATTATGTGAAGGAATTGGAGAAAAAATCACTACATTAAAGAAATTCAAAGATAAGATATTAGTTCTAATAAAACCGCCTTTTGGAGTATCAACTAAGGAAGTTTACAAAGCTTTTGATATGTCAAAGGTTATATTTCATCCTAAAATAGATAATCTAATAGAAAAAATGAAAAGTGATGATATTTACTTTGTGGCAGAGAACATGAAAAATTTATTAGAAAATGTTACTTTGAGAAAGCATAAGGTTATTATGAATATTAAGGACGAAGTTAAATTAAATGGTGCTATAGGAACTTTAATGAGTGGCAGCGGACCTACGGTTTTTGCATTTTTTGATGATATGTTAAAGGCACAAATGTGCTATGATAATATGAAGAATAAGTATAAGGATGTATTTATAACAAGAACAATTTAA
- the spoIIR gene encoding stage II sporulation protein R: protein MKKNSKLKKIISIGLICTSMGVFAGCTSLKDNLNQNQGENKPEEVRVLDYNEVKDSLIRFHVIANSDSDEDQNLKLKVKDKVIDYLYPYLNSSKSLDESRQIIKDRMGEVKKIAEEVIKDNKYNYGVQVQLSRENFPDKSYGNIVLPQGNYEAFRIIIGSGQGKNWWCVMFPPLCFVDESKAEVEYDKTENRIKASQHEEEAQGEQETDESKVSNKDDKQNNVQIKFKILEILKEIFD from the coding sequence ATGAAAAAAAATTCTAAGTTAAAAAAGATAATTTCTATAGGTTTGATATGTACAAGCATGGGAGTATTTGCTGGGTGTACAAGTTTAAAGGACAACTTGAATCAAAATCAAGGAGAAAATAAGCCTGAGGAAGTAAGAGTACTTGATTATAATGAAGTTAAGGATTCATTGATTAGATTTCATGTCATAGCGAATAGTGACAGCGATGAAGATCAAAATTTAAAGTTAAAAGTGAAAGATAAGGTTATAGATTATTTATACCCATATCTGAATTCTTCAAAGTCACTAGATGAGTCTAGGCAAATTATAAAAGATAGAATGGGAGAAGTTAAAAAAATTGCAGAAGAGGTAATTAAAGATAATAAATATAATTATGGAGTGCAAGTTCAGCTATCTAGAGAAAATTTTCCGGACAAGTCTTATGGAAATATAGTTTTGCCACAAGGTAATTATGAAGCTTTTAGAATAATAATAGGAAGTGGACAAGGTAAGAATTGGTGGTGTGTAATGTTTCCTCCATTATGTTTTGTTGATGAATCAAAGGCTGAGGTTGAGTATGACAAAACAGAGAATAGAATAAAAGCAAGTCAGCATGAAGAGGAGGCTCAAGGAGAGCAAGAAACCGATGAAAGTAAAGTTAGCAATAAGGACGACAAACAAAATAACGTACAAATAAAATTTAAAATATTAGAAATACTTAAGGAGATATTTGATTAG
- a CDS encoding DUF814 domain-containing protein, producing the protein MSDTVRALAMISGGLDSILAAKLIKDQGIEVIGICFRSYFFNEENAIKMTKQIGIKLEVIDFSKEHFEMVKDPKHGWGKNMNPCIDCHSMMMRYCGELLEKFNADFIITGEVLNQRPMSQNRSALDIVKKQSGFSDKILRPLCAKNLKETQMELDGLVDREKLLDISGRNRKMQMYLAEKWGIKDYPSPAGGCKLTEPNYAIRLKEILEKKEEVTEKDIHLLKYGRHFVSNNNVKIIVSRTAEEGEKIKQLLNNKDIVFLPSRFKGAMVIIPDGNAPMEEDINLACRLAVRYSKGKDEEIVEVKYGKFATKFNEAKKVNSITQEELEKYNIN; encoded by the coding sequence ATGAGTGATACGGTAAGAGCATTAGCAATGATTTCAGGAGGGTTAGATAGTATATTAGCTGCAAAACTAATTAAAGATCAAGGGATAGAAGTAATAGGAATTTGCTTTAGATCATACTTCTTTAATGAAGAAAATGCGATAAAGATGACAAAGCAAATAGGAATAAAATTAGAGGTCATAGATTTTTCTAAAGAACATTTTGAAATGGTTAAAGATCCGAAGCATGGCTGGGGTAAAAACATGAATCCTTGCATAGATTGTCATTCTATGATGATGAGATATTGTGGAGAATTACTTGAAAAATTTAATGCTGATTTCATCATTACAGGTGAAGTTTTAAATCAGAGACCAATGTCGCAAAACAGATCAGCATTAGATATAGTAAAAAAGCAATCTGGATTTAGTGATAAAATTTTAAGACCTCTATGTGCGAAAAATTTAAAGGAAACACAGATGGAGCTTGATGGATTAGTAGATAGAGAAAAATTATTAGATATTTCAGGAAGAAATAGAAAAATGCAGATGTACTTAGCTGAAAAGTGGGGGATAAAAGATTATCCATCACCAGCAGGAGGATGTAAATTAACTGAACCTAATTATGCTATTAGATTAAAAGAAATTTTAGAGAAGAAAGAAGAGGTTACTGAAAAAGATATACATTTATTAAAATACGGAAGACATTTTGTCAGCAATAATAATGTGAAAATAATAGTTTCAAGAACAGCAGAAGAAGGTGAAAAAATAAAACAATTATTAAATAATAAAGATATAGTTTTTTTACCGTCTAGATTTAAAGGAGCAATGGTAATAATACCAGATGGAAACGCCCCTATGGAAGAGGATATAAATTTAGCATGCAGGCTAGCTGTTAGATATAGCAAAGGAAAAGATGAGGAAATAGTTGAAGTTAAGTATGGTAAGTTTGCAACAAAATTTAATGAAGCAAAGAAGGTTAATTCTATAACTCAAGAAGAACTTGAAAAATATAATATTAATTAA